The following proteins are co-located in the Borrelia sp. A-FGy1 genome:
- a CDS encoding BBA14 family lipoprotein — protein sequence MLINKDRFFLYLRGTSISLLLFLLFSCASIASLADPTALLNRNEVVSLRKDEAVLYDYCLYLYSWLIDASKYISAHYPFKETVQFEEFDASYTFGSGKSGISNRIKYFKRYIDKNRPIALSLYHKYSGLVRESR from the coding sequence ATGCTTATCAATAAAGACAGATTCTTCTTATACTTGAGAGGTACAAGCATATCTTTATTGCTTTTCTTGTTATTCTCTTGTGCTAGCATTGCAAGTCTAGCTGATCCTACAGCATTGCTTAACAGAAATGAAGTTGTAAGTTTGAGGAAAGATGAGGCTGTTTTGTATGATTATTGCCTTTACCTCTACTCTTGGCTTATTGATGCTAGTAAATATATTTCCGCACACTATCCTTTTAAGGAGACAGTTCAATTTGAAGAGTTTGATGCTAGCTATACTTTTGGATCTGGGAAGTCTGGTATTTCTAACAGAATTAAGTATTTTAAGCGATACATAGACAAAAACAGACCCATAGCATTATCACTATACCACAAATACTCTGGTTTAGTTCGGGAGTCAAGATAG